The following coding sequences are from one Loxodonta africana isolate mLoxAfr1 chromosome 18, mLoxAfr1.hap2, whole genome shotgun sequence window:
- the AXIN2 gene encoding axin-2 isoform X2 — MSSAALVTRLPDPSSSFREDAPRPPVPGEEGETPPCQAGLGKGQVTKPMPVSSNTRRNEDGLGEPEGRASPDSPLTRWTKSLHSLLGDQDGAYLFRTFLEREKCVDTLDFWFACNGFRQMNLKDTKTLRVAKAIYKRYIENNSIVSKQLKPATKTYIRDGIKKQQIDSIMFDQAQTEIQSVMEENAYQMFLTSDIYLEYVRSGGENTAYMSSGGLGSLKVVCGYLPTLNEEEEWTCADFKCKLSPTVVGLSSKTLRATANVRSTEAVENGYRSFKRSDSVNPYHVGSGYVFAPATSANDSEISSDALTDDSMSMTDSSVDGIPPYRVGSKKQLQREMHRSVKANGQVSLPHFPRTHRLPKEMTPVEPAIFAAELISRLEKLKLELESRHSLEERLQQIREDEEKEGSELALSSREGGPPQHPLSLLPSGSYEEDPQTILDDHLSRVLKTPGCQSPGMGRYSPRSRSPDHHHHHQHHSLLPPGSKLPPSAAMLASCPLLGGKGFVAKQMTKHVHHHYIHHHAGPKTKEEIEAEAAQRVRCFCPGGTEYYCYAKCKSHPKMPESMPGEPFGAQSTKKAYSGESARVASSERAGRHHLWGASNGHPRTVPRAHPFTQDPAMPPLTPPNTLAQLEEACRRLAEVSKPSKQRCCVASQQRDRNHPAPGQAGTTPFSTPALAPEDHKEPKKLAGVHPLQASELVVTYFFCGEEIPYRRMLKAQSLTLGHFKEQLSKKGNYRYYFKKASDEFACGAVFEEIWDDDTMLPMYEGRILGKVERID; from the exons ATGAGTAGCGCTGCGTTGGTGACTCGCCTCCCGGACCCAAGCAGTAGCTTCCGCGAGGATGCCCCACGGCCCCCAGTCCCTGGGGAGGAAGGGGAGACCCCGCCGTGCCAAGCTGGCCTGGGCAAGGGCCAGGTCACCAAACCCATGCCTGTGTCCTCCAATACTAGGCGGAACGAGGATGGGCTGGGGGAACCAGAGGGGCGGGCTTCCCCGGATTCTCCTCTGACCAGGTGGACCAAGTCTTTGCACTCCTTGTTGGGTGATCAAGACGGGGCTTATCTCTTCCGGACTTTCTTGGAAAGGGAGAAATGCGTGGATACCTTAGACTTCTGGTTTGCCTGCAATGGATTCAGGCAGATGAACCTGAAGGATACCAAAACTTTACGAGTAGCCAAAGCGATCTACAAAAGGTACATTGAGAACAACAGCATTGTCTCCAAGCAGCTGAAACCTGCCACCAAGACCTACATCCGCGATGGCATCAAGAAGCAGCAGATTGACTCCATCATGTTTGACCAGGCACAGACTGAGATCCAGTCAGTGATGGAGGAAAATGCCTACCAGATGTTTTTGACTTCTGATATATACCTCGAATATGTGAGGAGTGGGGGAGAAAACACAGCGTACATGAGCAGTGGGGGACTAGGGAGCCTGAAGGTCGTGTGTGGCTATCTCCCCACCTTGAATGAAGAAGAAGAGTGGACGTGTGCCGACTTCAAATGCAAACTCTCGCCAACGGTGGTTGGCTTGTCCAGCAAAACTCTGAGGGCCACAGCGAACGTGAGGTCCACGGAAGCAGTTGAAAATGGATACAG GTCCTTCAAGAGGAGCGATTCCGTTAATCCATACCACGTAGGTTCTGGCTATGTCTTTGCGCCTGCCACCAGTGCAAATGACAGTGAGATCTCCAGTGATGCACTGACTGATGATTCCATGTCCATGACGGACAGTAGCGT AGATGGAATCCCTCCGTACCGCGTGGGGAGTAAGAAACAGCTCCAGAGAGAAATGCATCGCAGTGTGAAGGCCAATGGCCAAGTGTCTCTACCTCATTTCCCG AGAACCCACCGCCTGCCCAAGGAGATGACCCCCGTGGAACCTGCCATCTTTGCAGCCGAGCTGATCTCCAGGCTGGAGAAGCTGAAGCTAGAGCTGGAGAGTCGTCACAGCCTGGAGGAGCGGCTGCAGCAGATCAGAGAG GATGAAGAGAAGGAGGGGTCTGAGCTGGCGCTGAGCTCACGGGAGGGGGGCCCCCCACagcaccctctctccctcctgccctccgGCAGCTATGAGGAGGACCCCCAGACCATTCTCGATGACCACCTGTCAAGGGTCCTCAAGACCCCTGGCTGCCAGTCGCCAGGCATGGGCCGCTACAGCCCCCGCTCCCGCTCCcctgaccaccaccaccaccaccagcaccactcCCTCCTCCCACCTGGGAGCAAGCTACCCCCCTCAGCAGCGATGCTGGCCAGCTGCCCCCTGCTGGGGGGCAAGGGCTTTGTGGCCAAGCAGATGACAAAGCATGTCCATCACCACTACATCCACCACCACGCCGGGCCTAAGACCAAGGAGGAGATCGAGGCGGAAGCCGCACAGAGGGTACGCTGCTTCTGCCCTGGGGGCACTGAGTATTACTGCTACGCCAAGTGCAAGAGCCACCCCAAGATGCCGGAGTCGATGCCGGGGGAGCCATTTGG TGCCCAAAGCACCAAAAAAGCCTACTCTGGGGAGTCTGCCCGAGTAGCTTCCAGTGAGCGAGCCGGCCGGCACCATCTGTGGGGGGCCAGCAATGGGCACCCCCGCACTGTCCCCCGAGCCCACCCGTTCACCCAGGACCCTGCCATGCCTCCCCTGACCCCACCCAACACCCTGGCACAGCTGGAGGAGGCCTGCCGCAGGCTGGCTGAGGTGTCGAAGCCCTCAAAACAGCG GTGCTGCGTAGCCAGTCAGCAGAGGGACAGAAACCACCCGGCCCCTGGGCAGGCAGGAACTAcgcccttctccaccccagcccTGGCTCCTGAAGA TCACAAAGAGCCAAAGAAGCTGGCGGGTGTCCACCCGCTGCAGGCCAGTGAACTGGTTGTCACTTACTTTTTCTGTGGAGAAGAAATTCCATACAGGAGGATGCTGAAGGCCCAGAGCTTGACCCTGGGCCACTTCAAAGAGCAGCTCAGCAAAAAGGGAAATTATAG gtATTATTTCAAAAAAGCAAGCGACGAGTTTGCCTGCGGAGCGGTGTTTGAGGAGATCTGGGATGATGATACAATGCTCCCCATGTATGAAGGGAGGATCCTGGGAAAGGTGGAGAGGATCGATTGA
- the AXIN2 gene encoding axin-2 isoform X1, whose product MSSAALVTRLPDPSSSFREDAPRPPVPGEEGETPPCQAGLGKGQVTKPMPVSSNTRRNEDGLGEPEGRASPDSPLTRWTKSLHSLLGDQDGAYLFRTFLEREKCVDTLDFWFACNGFRQMNLKDTKTLRVAKAIYKRYIENNSIVSKQLKPATKTYIRDGIKKQQIDSIMFDQAQTEIQSVMEENAYQMFLTSDIYLEYVRSGGENTAYMSSGGLGSLKVVCGYLPTLNEEEEWTCADFKCKLSPTVVGLSSKTLRATANVRSTEAVENGYRSFKRSDSVNPYHVGSGYVFAPATSANDSEISSDALTDDSMSMTDSSVDGIPPYRVGSKKQLQREMHRSVKANGQVSLPHFPRTHRLPKEMTPVEPAIFAAELISRLEKLKLELESRHSLEERLQQIREDEEKEGSELALSSREGGPPQHPLSLLPSGSYEEDPQTILDDHLSRVLKTPGCQSPGMGRYSPRSRSPDHHHHHQHHSLLPPGSKLPPSAAMLASCPLLGGKGFVAKQMTKHVHHHYIHHHAGPKTKEEIEAEAAQRVRCFCPGGTEYYCYAKCKSHPKMPESMPGEPFGSSRGSTLPKRSGKGTEPGLALPIREGGAPGGAGAPQLPGEEGDRSQDVWQWMLESERQSKAKPHSAQSTKKAYSGESARVASSERAGRHHLWGASNGHPRTVPRAHPFTQDPAMPPLTPPNTLAQLEEACRRLAEVSKPSKQRCCVASQQRDRNHPAPGQAGTTPFSTPALAPEDHKEPKKLAGVHPLQASELVVTYFFCGEEIPYRRMLKAQSLTLGHFKEQLSKKGNYRYYFKKASDEFACGAVFEEIWDDDTMLPMYEGRILGKVERID is encoded by the exons ATGAGTAGCGCTGCGTTGGTGACTCGCCTCCCGGACCCAAGCAGTAGCTTCCGCGAGGATGCCCCACGGCCCCCAGTCCCTGGGGAGGAAGGGGAGACCCCGCCGTGCCAAGCTGGCCTGGGCAAGGGCCAGGTCACCAAACCCATGCCTGTGTCCTCCAATACTAGGCGGAACGAGGATGGGCTGGGGGAACCAGAGGGGCGGGCTTCCCCGGATTCTCCTCTGACCAGGTGGACCAAGTCTTTGCACTCCTTGTTGGGTGATCAAGACGGGGCTTATCTCTTCCGGACTTTCTTGGAAAGGGAGAAATGCGTGGATACCTTAGACTTCTGGTTTGCCTGCAATGGATTCAGGCAGATGAACCTGAAGGATACCAAAACTTTACGAGTAGCCAAAGCGATCTACAAAAGGTACATTGAGAACAACAGCATTGTCTCCAAGCAGCTGAAACCTGCCACCAAGACCTACATCCGCGATGGCATCAAGAAGCAGCAGATTGACTCCATCATGTTTGACCAGGCACAGACTGAGATCCAGTCAGTGATGGAGGAAAATGCCTACCAGATGTTTTTGACTTCTGATATATACCTCGAATATGTGAGGAGTGGGGGAGAAAACACAGCGTACATGAGCAGTGGGGGACTAGGGAGCCTGAAGGTCGTGTGTGGCTATCTCCCCACCTTGAATGAAGAAGAAGAGTGGACGTGTGCCGACTTCAAATGCAAACTCTCGCCAACGGTGGTTGGCTTGTCCAGCAAAACTCTGAGGGCCACAGCGAACGTGAGGTCCACGGAAGCAGTTGAAAATGGATACAG GTCCTTCAAGAGGAGCGATTCCGTTAATCCATACCACGTAGGTTCTGGCTATGTCTTTGCGCCTGCCACCAGTGCAAATGACAGTGAGATCTCCAGTGATGCACTGACTGATGATTCCATGTCCATGACGGACAGTAGCGT AGATGGAATCCCTCCGTACCGCGTGGGGAGTAAGAAACAGCTCCAGAGAGAAATGCATCGCAGTGTGAAGGCCAATGGCCAAGTGTCTCTACCTCATTTCCCG AGAACCCACCGCCTGCCCAAGGAGATGACCCCCGTGGAACCTGCCATCTTTGCAGCCGAGCTGATCTCCAGGCTGGAGAAGCTGAAGCTAGAGCTGGAGAGTCGTCACAGCCTGGAGGAGCGGCTGCAGCAGATCAGAGAG GATGAAGAGAAGGAGGGGTCTGAGCTGGCGCTGAGCTCACGGGAGGGGGGCCCCCCACagcaccctctctccctcctgccctccgGCAGCTATGAGGAGGACCCCCAGACCATTCTCGATGACCACCTGTCAAGGGTCCTCAAGACCCCTGGCTGCCAGTCGCCAGGCATGGGCCGCTACAGCCCCCGCTCCCGCTCCcctgaccaccaccaccaccaccagcaccactcCCTCCTCCCACCTGGGAGCAAGCTACCCCCCTCAGCAGCGATGCTGGCCAGCTGCCCCCTGCTGGGGGGCAAGGGCTTTGTGGCCAAGCAGATGACAAAGCATGTCCATCACCACTACATCCACCACCACGCCGGGCCTAAGACCAAGGAGGAGATCGAGGCGGAAGCCGCACAGAGGGTACGCTGCTTCTGCCCTGGGGGCACTGAGTATTACTGCTACGCCAAGTGCAAGAGCCACCCCAAGATGCCGGAGTCGATGCCGGGGGAGCCATTTGG cagcagcagaggcagtacCTTGCCCAAACGGAGTGGGAAAGGCACGGAGCCAGGCCTGGCCCTGCCCATCAGGGAAGGAGGGGCCCCAGGTGGGGCTGGGGCGCCGCAGCTTCCTGGGGAGGAAGGAGACAGGTCGCAGGATGTCTGGCAGTGGATGCTGGAGAGCGAGCGGCAGAGCAAGGCCAAGCCCCATAG TGCCCAAAGCACCAAAAAAGCCTACTCTGGGGAGTCTGCCCGAGTAGCTTCCAGTGAGCGAGCCGGCCGGCACCATCTGTGGGGGGCCAGCAATGGGCACCCCCGCACTGTCCCCCGAGCCCACCCGTTCACCCAGGACCCTGCCATGCCTCCCCTGACCCCACCCAACACCCTGGCACAGCTGGAGGAGGCCTGCCGCAGGCTGGCTGAGGTGTCGAAGCCCTCAAAACAGCG GTGCTGCGTAGCCAGTCAGCAGAGGGACAGAAACCACCCGGCCCCTGGGCAGGCAGGAACTAcgcccttctccaccccagcccTGGCTCCTGAAGA TCACAAAGAGCCAAAGAAGCTGGCGGGTGTCCACCCGCTGCAGGCCAGTGAACTGGTTGTCACTTACTTTTTCTGTGGAGAAGAAATTCCATACAGGAGGATGCTGAAGGCCCAGAGCTTGACCCTGGGCCACTTCAAAGAGCAGCTCAGCAAAAAGGGAAATTATAG gtATTATTTCAAAAAAGCAAGCGACGAGTTTGCCTGCGGAGCGGTGTTTGAGGAGATCTGGGATGATGATACAATGCTCCCCATGTATGAAGGGAGGATCCTGGGAAAGGTGGAGAGGATCGATTGA